GAAACCCTCCGGTGGCGGGTTGCCGTTCTATGTCGTCGGTTATTCCCCACCGGCGCCTTCGCTCACCGAGCTACAACTCTGGTTCGATCTAGAATATGGCGGGCCGCTCAAAGTCACCGGCTCAGAGCCGACCCTGTTGACGCACGGTCCGTGGACTGCCTGGGCAAAGATTCCACTGCCCGAAGCCGCGGCGGAGGATTGGGCGATGCAATTGGACTGGCGCCATCGGGCGGCGGCGCTCATCCTGCGCCCCGCCGTCACCCCGCAACAGGCCTGCGATACAATCTTGCATTCAGCCCGCCTTGCCCGCGGCCTCGGCCTGCTCACGCAGGGTACGGCCTACGATCTGGGCACCCACACGTTCCTCAATCCGTCCGACTGGCAGGACCGCCCGCTTGACCGATTTTGCCCGTCCCATCACATCCTGACGATGCAGAGCGAATCGCCCGATCCGATGACCGGCTGGTTTCACACGCTTGGCCTGAGCAAGTTCGGGCTGGACGAACTGGAGACCTTCCGGCCGACCGGGCTGCCGGCGCAACCGGTGTTGGACACGTTGCATGAAATTGCTGGCGAGCTGCTGCGGATCGGCCGCTCGCCGTCTGTCGGCACGACGCTTTCCTTGCCGCTTCAGGGGCTCATTGTCTCCGTTATCCGCCATCGGACTGCTGCTCCGGCTGGCCGCTCCATGCCGTTTCGAGAAATTACCTGGCCGTCAAAATAGTCAGTCGTTTCAACATTTTGCGTATGGGCCAAGAGGGCACTGGTTAGGCCTTCTGTCCAATTGACAAGCTTTCCGGCACCGTGTTACCACACTGGCCGACCCGGATTTCGATCCCAATCTATCCTAAGGAGGCCGGACATGTCTGATGTGAAACCCGAAGTCAAAGTGGGAGATGCGGCGCCAGATTTTACGCTGAAGGATCAAGATCAGAAGGACGTCAAGCTCAGCGACTACCAGGGCAAGAAGAACGTCGTCCTCTGTTTCTATCCGCTGGACTGGAGTCCCGTTTGCCAGGGCGAGAACAAGTGCCTGACGGACGACTTCCCCAGCTTCCAGGGCGCCAATGCCGAGGTCTTCGGCATCAGCTGCGACAGTTTCTTCTCGCACAAGGCCTGGGCCGATTCGCTGGACCTCAAGCACCGCCTGCTGGCCGACATGCACCGGACGGTGTCCAAATCCTACGGCCTCTATTTCGAGCCGCTGAACTGCTCCAAGCGCGCCACGGTCATTGTGGACAAGCAGGGCAAGGTGGCCTACGCCAAGGTGCAGGAGATCAAGGTCGCGCGGGATGACAAAGAGATCCTCGCCGCGCTGAAGAAGTTGAGCTAAGTTTCCCTTCGCGACCGGGGACCGGCAACGGCTCCCCGGTCACGTTGCGAGTCCCGCCATGAGCGCACAGGTCCTCGACGTCAGCGATGCCAACTACAGGGAGTTTACGGACGCCCCGGCGGCCGTTGTCGCCTACGGGCTAGCCACCTGTGAGCCCTGCAAGCAATACGATGCGATTCTGGAGGCAACGGCGGCGAAGTTCGCAGGCGTGAAAGTCGGCAAGGCCAAAATGCACGTCCCCGGCCGGTGCCGCGAGATCAAGCGGACCCACACGTTCGAGACTTATCCAACCACCCACCTGTTTTCGAAGGGACAGCTGCTGCTGACGCGGGAAGGCGTGATTGATGCGGCCGAATTAGCCGCGCTGATCAACGATCATCTGCTGAAGGGCTAGTGCTCAGCGTATTCGTAGAAACAGTTGTCTGATTCGACCAGCCTGAGTTTTTGCAACCGTCCAGTGGGAATGGCTTTGGCCAGCAGCGACCAGAGCAAGCGCGCGAAGGTGGCGCCCGTGAGGGGCTGGGCGGCAAAGGCTGGATCCTTGTCCAAGTTCCGGTCGGCAAACCGGGCGACGACGAGTTCCTGGATGGTTTTATCCAGTGTGACCAGATCGGTGACCATTCCCGTCTCCGGATGGATGTCTCCCTCAATTGTGACTTCCACCGCGTAGTTGTGCCCAGTATAGCCCTGCCCGCGTGAAGCTGCGGGTAGCGCGGCAGCAAATCCAGCGCGTCGCGTGAGGCGCGCTCGATTGGCCTTGTAATCGTTTGCCGTGAGATCTACCCAGAGCGTTTCGTCTTCATGAAGCCGGATGCGTTCGAGCCGGCCGATGGACGATTGCCCGGCCAGCTTTGCCCACAGCAGGCGCGCGATGTTTTCGGTTGTTGGAATGGTCTGTTTGAAATAGGGCGTATCTAGATTGAGATGCTTGTGGTCGAACTCCTCCAGCATCTTCACCAGTACACCCTTTAGCTCGAACAGATTGACGACCATGCCGATGCGGCGATCCACTGGCCCGGCCACCGTCACCTCGAGCAGGTAGTTGTGTCCGTGGCCCGGCTCGTTGTTGCAGGCGCCGAACACCCGCCGGTTGGTCGCGGCATCCCAGGCAGCATGGTGATAGCGGTGCGCCGCTGCAAATTCGATCAGTTTGGTCAGGAGGGGTTCGGGCATGGAGCAGTCCTGAAAAAACACGAGGCCGGGATCATGATGACCCCGGCCCCCTTAACTGTGCAAGCCAGCGGCCCGTTCTCAGAACATTCACAAAGGCTGTTTCACTAGACCGCAGCGAGCATGCAGGCGACGGCGTACACGGTGCGGTACGGTGAGCCTTCGCGCGATGCCAGAACGAGGCAGGGAGCCTTTTGCAACGTTCGGCTAGGCGCTGAAGGAGCTGCCGCAGCCGCACGTCGTCTTCGCCTGCGGATTTTTGATCGCGAAGCCGGAGCCCTGCAGACTGTCCACGTAATCCACTTCGGCGCCCTGGAGCAACGGCGCACTCTGAGAATCCATAATGACCTGGACGCCACCCTTCTCGATCACTGTGTCGTCGTCGGCGACCTTGGATTCGAAGGCCATCCCGTACTGATAGCCATGGCAGCCTCCGCCCTTGACGTAGATCCGGAGCCCGACCGCGTCCTTTTCCTCGACGATGAGTTCTTTGATCTTCTTTTCCGCGCCTTCCGAAATCGTTACCATGTCATCCTCCCTTTGGTCTTTCTCGGCACCCCTGGCACGAGGCCGCCCAACTGATGGCCTCCACTATACGACCCCCGTTGGCCGAAGTCAACGAAGGTCAGAGAAATACTCCTTAATTGTTGAGGGGATAAGCCCTTTGCTCACTCTGCTGATGCAGCTTACTTTTTGAGGGCTTCCGCCACACGCCCCACCATGCTCGCGCCAGGTTTCAGAGCCTTCTTCCCCTGGCTCCAATTAGCCGGACAGGCCTCGTCCGGATGCGCCGCGCAGTGAATGCTGGCCGTGACCTTCCGGACCATTTCAGCCGCGCTCCGGCCGACGTTGTAGAAGTTGACCTCCGAGCAGACCAACTTGCCCTCGGGATTGATGATGAAGGTCCCGCGAAGGGCCAGCCCGGTGGCCTCGTCATAGACCCCGAACAGTCGCGACACCTTGCCTGTTGGGTCCGCACCCATCGAGTAGGTCACGTCCTTCATCAGCTTCTCTTCGCGATGCCAGGCCAGATGGACAAACTTGGTGTCCGTGGAGACGGAGATCACTTCGACTCCGGACTTGGCCAGGTC
This genomic stretch from Nitrospira sp. harbors:
- a CDS encoding redoxin domain-containing protein; this encodes MSDVKPEVKVGDAAPDFTLKDQDQKDVKLSDYQGKKNVVLCFYPLDWSPVCQGENKCLTDDFPSFQGANAEVFGISCDSFFSHKAWADSLDLKHRLLADMHRTVSKSYGLYFEPLNCSKRATVIVDKQGKVAYAKVQEIKVARDDKEILAALKKLS
- a CDS encoding thioredoxin family protein, whose amino-acid sequence is MSAQVLDVSDANYREFTDAPAAVVAYGLATCEPCKQYDAILEATAAKFAGVKVGKAKMHVPGRCREIKRTHTFETYPTTHLFSKGQLLLTREGVIDAAELAALINDHLLKG
- a CDS encoding 6-pyruvoyl tetrahydropterin synthase; this translates as MPEPLLTKLIEFAAAHRYHHAAWDAATNRRVFGACNNEPGHGHNYLLEVTVAGPVDRRIGMVVNLFELKGVLVKMLEEFDHKHLNLDTPYFKQTIPTTENIARLLWAKLAGQSSIGRLERIRLHEDETLWVDLTANDYKANRARLTRRAGFAAALPAASRGQGYTGHNYAVEVTIEGDIHPETGMVTDLVTLDKTIQELVVARFADRNLDKDPAFAAQPLTGATFARLLWSLLAKAIPTGRLQKLRLVESDNCFYEYAEH
- the erpA gene encoding iron-sulfur cluster insertion protein ErpA — its product is MVTISEGAEKKIKELIVEEKDAVGLRIYVKGGGCHGYQYGMAFESKVADDDTVIEKGGVQVIMDSQSAPLLQGAEVDYVDSLQGSGFAIKNPQAKTTCGCGSSFSA
- a CDS encoding redoxin domain-containing protein, whose product is MGDTVRVGEIVPNFEMDTFDPQKGEFGAISLEALKKAKKWTVLVFYPADYTFVCPTELADVADQYKDLAKSGVEVISVSTDTKFVHLAWHREEKLMKDVTYSMGADPTGKVSRLFGVYDEATGLALRGTFIINPEGKLVCSEVNFYNVGRSAAEMVRKVTASIHCAAHPDEACPANWSQGKKALKPGASMVGRVAEALKK